The window CCGGGCTTAAGTAAAAAAGAAATAAGAAAACTTGAAAAGTTAGCCAAAGAAAAGGCAGAACTTGCAGCGAAACAAGCAGAAGTGGCAAGACAACAGGCAGAAATTGTAAGAGAGCAGTCAAAAAATATGGTAGGAAAGCCGTGGATAATTTCTGTTGATGCTCATGAAAAACCTAAATACGGCGGAAATACCACTTACATCCAATCTAGAACTTCAACAGGCACTTTTAATGATAAAAAAATATCTAATGACTCGTATTCGTATAATAGCCCAGGAATTGATAGATTTTATGTCGATGGTAAAAATGCTTTTGAAGACGCAAACATTAAAATTATTATTGATGGGAAAGAATCTTCAAGAGAAGATATGAAAGTTTTAAAACCTGATAATATCAGAGATATGAGCATTCATAAAAATAAAGTAAACGGTGTTGATTATAGCGAAATTTCAATCAATACAAAGAAAGAAAAAGCTGAGAAAAACTAAACATTTACAGTTTCACAAATACTTTAAAGGATGAGATTAATTACAGCTTTCTGCTTACTTATTATTGGTTTTTTAGCCAATGCTCAAAATAAACGTTTTACTTACGAATACCGTTTCATACCAGATTCTACCAATATAAGTGATGTAAAAACGGAGATGATGAATCTTGATATTGCTGATTCTGGATCTAAGTTTTACAGTTACACTGCTTATTATTCAGATTCTATTGCAAAAATTGATATGGAAAAACAACTAGCTTCAACGGGAATGATCAATATTAAATCCGATTCACGAAAGGGCTCCATAAGATATTCAATTTCTAAAAAATATCCGAAGTATGAAGTTTTCCTGCACAATAGAATTTTGAGGGATCAGTACAAAGTTGCTGACGACCGAAAAATAGATTGGAAAATAAGTTCAGAAAAGCAAAAAATAGGAGAATGGAATACTCAGAAAGCCGAAACTGAATTTGGAGGAAGAAAATGGACAGCATGGTTCACTTCAGATATTCCGATTCAGGACGGACCTTACAAATTTCATGGTCTTCCCGGTTTAATTGTCAAGTTGGAAGATGGTAGTAAATCTCATGTTTTTAATCTGCAGGCTGTAAAAGGTCTTACAGAAATTCCAAAAGATGTTTTTGGGGAAAAGGAAGTTTTAATCAATCAAAAACAATATGACAAATTGATTAAAGAATATGAAAATGATCCCACAAAAGGTTTAAAACAAATGCAGATGGGCGGTGCTACAATGATTATGAAAGAAGGCACAGGAAATCAAATGAAAGATCAGGAAGACCGTCTGAAAGCAAGGATAAAAAAAGATAACAACAGAATAGAACTTATTAAAACAAAATAGAATGAAAAAAATATCTTTAGCGCTGTTATTAGTTATAGGTTTTTCTAGTTTTGCTCAAAACCGTTTTTTTTACGATTACAAGTTTATTCCCGATTCTACAGATAAAGCAAACGTTTTGAAAGAAATAATGCTTTTGGATATTGATAAAAGCGGATCAAAATATTACGGACAGGAAAAATTTATAGCAGATTCTACTTCTCAGGCAGATGTAGAAAGGCAGCTTAAGCTAAGTCCTAATAATATTAGCATCAGCAGAAGAGATAAGCCGGGAATGATTACTTACAAGGTTACCAAACAATATCCTGATTTTAAAACTCATCTTTTCACAAAAATTTCCAGTGACAGCTATAAAATTGAAGAGGATAAAAAAACCTGAATGGAAAATTCTTCCCGACAAACAAAAAATTGGAGAATACAATGCTCAAAAAGCGACGACAAAATATGGCGGAAGAGAATGGACAGCTTGGTTTTCTACAGATTTACCTTTTCAGGACGGACCTTATAAATTCTACGGACTTCCCGGTTTGATTGTGAAAATTGAAGATAAAACAGGTTCACATTCCTTGACTTTAGTTGGAAATAAAACCATTCAAGCTACTACAGAAAAAGAGATGAATCTTCCACAAGGAGTTCAACTTTACGGAATGGGAGGGAAGGATATTGAGATTAATAAAGCTCAGTTTAAAAAAGCCTGGAAAGCATACAAAAGTGATCCTACGAAAAACATGAGGGAAATGATGTCGAAAAATTCAGATACCAATAAGATTGTTTTTAAAACGAAAACAGCCGATGGAAGAGAAATTTCAGATCCTAATCAGGTCTTCAGAGAAATGGAGAAAAATGCAAAAGAAGGTTTCAAAAAGAATAATAATCCTATCGAGCCGGAATTGTATAATTAGTTAGTGGTTTTTGGTTGTTAGTTTTTGGATTAATTTGAATTTAACCCATTAAAAAAATAAAAACTATTCAATCTTTTCAGGAACTATAAAAATCTTATTGATAACAAACAAGCGAGGAAAATTTCCTCGCTTGTTTTTATTTTAAATTATTTAATAATATTTTTTGCATAGGATGTTAAACCATCAACTATCAACCAAAAACCATCAACAATTTAAACTAGCTTACTTTTTTCCAGTTAACCACTGATCCTGAAGTTTCTGTTCTGCAGGCGTAGGATTGGCTTTAAATGTAAGCGTTTCCATTGTTATTTTATCTAAAACAGCTTTTCCTTTCAAATCGATTTTATCTGTTTTATCGCCGTTTTTACGAAGAATAGTTACGGTAACGTTTTGTCCGTCTTTAATCGATTGGGCGTAGCTGATAAATTCTTGTGCGTTTTGAATATTGATAGTTTTTCCGTCTAAAGCAAGAACTTCGTCGGTAATTTTAAATCCGATACTTTTTGAGAATGGCGATAACGCAGAATGATCATCAAATACAAAAGTATTGTTCTTCTCGTTATATCCGGTTTGTGCTGGATCTTTAATAAACCAAAACATTGGCGGAGTTTCCTGTTTTGTGATCTCTACCCCAACTTCTTTCAGATATTCTGCATACGGAGTCGGCTGACTTCCTGCGATATATTTATTGTAAAAATCTTTTACCTGCGGATATCCTGTGATGGTTACCAATTCGTCAATCAGTTTATCATCTTTAAATGGTTTATTTTCACCAAATCTCTGAGATAATTTTCTAATCATATCACGATAACCCATTTCTCCGTTTGAGAGTTTTCTAAGCTCAATATCAAGACACATCGGCAAAAGCGTTCCCTTTTCGTAAACATTTCTGTACTGATCTTTGTATTGATCCTGAAGAATATTCTTACTCATCACCGTAAAAGGCATGGTGTCATCATAGCTTTTAGAATTTTTGATTTTATCGCCAATTCTTTGTAAAAACTGATCTTTGGTAATTAAACCTTCCTGAATTTGGAATAAATTGGCAAAATATTCGGTTCCGCCCTCATACATCCAAAGATGCTGAGACATTTTCGGATCTGCATAATCAAAATAATGAATCTCTTCAGAATGCGTTTTCAAAGGATTTACCGTGTGGAAAAACTCATGAGAAACTACATCAACAATAGATTCATCAATCGCTTCTTTAGGCATCATTTCGTGAAGCACAACACTTGTAGATTCATGATGTTCCAAAGCGCCAAAACCTTTTATTTGCGGACCTTCAGTGCCTGCAAGATAAAGCATGATCGCATATTTCTTATTGGTATTCATATCACCCAAAAATTTCTTTTGAGCAACAACCATTTTTTCTAAATTTTCTTTAAAATCTGCGGCTTTGTATTTTCCAGTCGGAGAATAAACACCCAAAACAAGATCCATTCCGCCTGCATTGAATGTGATGTAATCAGGTTTTGAATACATTAAAGGAGAATCAGTCAGTTTAGCATAATTTGCTAATGTAAAAGTATCTGTTGCTTCAGATTTATCCTGATCTACCAAAGCGGTCGTTCCGTAAAAATCATTAGGTTTCTGAATCACCAATTGATACGGAACATCCTGCATATTGTCGATATAACCTACAAAACCGTGTGTATTAATCAAATAAACTTTTCCTTGTTCGATATCTGTTCCAGAAGGTGAAAAAACAGCTTTATGTTTATCGGTGTCGTTTTCTTCATCAAAACTGTCGTTTACTAAATACGTGATTTTACTTAAAGCTTTTGCGTTTTTAAGGGAATAGGTATTGTCATTCACTTTGGTGAAAGCAAGCTCTTTTCCTTTATTATCTAAAAATTTTATTCCTTCTATAAATCTTCCGTAATCATCCACAGAATAAGTTCCGGGAACTGTTTTTGGAAAGTGAAATTTCACGTCATTCGATTTCATTTTCGGAAATTCCATCGTAACAGCTATTTTATCGTCTTTTACGTTTACCAAATCAATATTGGTCTTGATTGACTGCGCTTGAACGAAAGCCACCGCAAGAATTCCTAAACTGAGTGCTATTTTTTTCATTAGGTTTATTTTATAGATAAGTAGTTGATTTTAAATTGAGTTTGTTACAGAAGGATTTATAATTTTATGCTAAACTTTAGTTAAAAAAAAGCAAAACCATATTTATGATTTTGCTTTTTAAAATTTCATTAAATCTTTTTATATCTGATGTAATAATTTTTGCTAAACTCTACCGGATCTGAATTTTTAAGCTTCAACGTTTGGCAAGATTCGCTTGGTGAAATGGTATATTCACCAAATCTTATTGGAAGGTTTAAGTTTTTCACACCGTTTACAAAACGGTATTTCAATTCTGAACCTTTTTGAGCAAATTCTAAAACAGGAACATCAGTTGTCCGTAAATATTGATTAAAAATCGTTGTGAAATCAAAACCTGCTTTCTCTGAAATATATTTTTCAACTTGTTCAGTTGTAACGGTCTGATGATAAAAATCTTTATTTAAACCTCTTAAAATCTGTCTGAATTTCGCATCATCATTAATAATCTGTCTCATCGTATGAACCATGCTTGCGCCTTTCGCATACATATCACCGCTTCCTTCATTTCGTACTCCGTATTTACCGATAATAGGTACGTCGTTCTCAATATTATTCTGAATTCCCTGCGCATAAATATCTGCAGATTTTTTATCCATGTAATTTTCAGTAAAAAGAACTTCAGAATAATTGGTGAACGCTTCATGAATCCACATATCGGCTTGGTCTTTTGCGGTGATATTATTAGCAAACCATTCGTGTCCGCTTTCATGAATAATGATGAAATCCCAGTTTAATCCAACTCCGGTTCCTGAAAGATCTCTGCCTAAATATCCGTTTTGATAACCATTTCCGTAAGCAATATTGCTCTGATGCTCCATTCCCAAATGAGGAGATTCTACCAGTTTATAAGAGTCTTCGTAAAAAGGATAAGGACCAAACCAATATTCAAAAGCTTTAAGCATCGGTTTTACCTGCTGAAACTGTTTTTTTGCTTTATCTAAATTATAGTCGATTACCCAATAATCAAGATCTAGTTTTCCTTTTTCTCCCGCATAAGAATCTTTAAAGTTTGCATACTTTCCGATATTTGGAATGATAGAATAGGCATTGATCGGGTTTTTGACTTCCCAAGTAAAAATGTTTTTATTGTTCTCTGTTTTTTTGTCGATTAATTTTCCGTTTCCAACTCCAACTAAATCTTTTGGAGTAATAATTTTCATAATGATTCCGTTGTCGGGTTCATCACTCCAAATATCTTTTGTAGGAAGCCAGACTGAAGCACCAATTCCTTCATCAGCAACGCTCATCCACGGATTTCCTTTTTCATCTGTTGTGAAAATCCAGCCTCCGTCCCAAGGTGCTTTTTTGGCAATAACGGGATTTCCGGAATAGGTAATATTAATCGAATATTTCTCTCCCTTTTTAAATTTTTTATGGGTTGTGATCCAAATAAAATCGCCGTCTTGTTTGTAATTTGCAATGGGGAAATTTCCCTCTACTTTATCAGCCTTCATCGGTTGTTGCAAGTCAATTTGAAAAACAGGATTTGAAATATTTCGAGTAATCTCAAAACTTATTTTATTATTTCCCGAAATGCTTTTTTGTTCAAAATTGGGTTCTATAGAAAGTTCATACTTTTTTACATCCCAGAAATTTCTGAATTCGGTATTGGAACCTTTTAAAGTATCCTGTTTTGTAAATGTTTTACCTTTTTCGAAAAACTGACCGAAAGCTAAACCGGAAACTAATAAAAGCGAGTAAGATATTTTTTTCATTAAAACGAAATTAGACTAAAGTCAAAATTAAAGAATATTATTAAGAATGCTTGTATTTTGATAAGTATTCTAAAACAAGCGGCGCGAAAATCTAAGATTTTCGCGCCGCCATTATTATATATTAATTTTTTTAAGATTTTTGAA is drawn from Chryseobacterium muglaense and contains these coding sequences:
- a CDS encoding GLPGLI family protein, giving the protein MRLITAFCLLIIGFLANAQNKRFTYEYRFIPDSTNISDVKTEMMNLDIADSGSKFYSYTAYYSDSIAKIDMEKQLASTGMINIKSDSRKGSIRYSISKKYPKYEVFLHNRILRDQYKVADDRKIDWKISSEKQKIGEWNTQKAETEFGGRKWTAWFTSDIPIQDGPYKFHGLPGLIVKLEDGSKSHVFNLQAVKGLTEIPKDVFGEKEVLINQKQYDKLIKEYENDPTKGLKQMQMGGATMIMKEGTGNQMKDQEDRLKARIKKDNNRIELIKTK
- a CDS encoding GLPGLI family protein, encoding MKRIKKPEWKILPDKQKIGEYNAQKATTKYGGREWTAWFSTDLPFQDGPYKFYGLPGLIVKIEDKTGSHSLTLVGNKTIQATTEKEMNLPQGVQLYGMGGKDIEINKAQFKKAWKAYKSDPTKNMREMMSKNSDTNKIVFKTKTADGREISDPNQVFREMEKNAKEGFKKNNNPIEPELYN
- a CDS encoding M61 family metallopeptidase is translated as MKKIALSLGILAVAFVQAQSIKTNIDLVNVKDDKIAVTMEFPKMKSNDVKFHFPKTVPGTYSVDDYGRFIEGIKFLDNKGKELAFTKVNDNTYSLKNAKALSKITYLVNDSFDEENDTDKHKAVFSPSGTDIEQGKVYLINTHGFVGYIDNMQDVPYQLVIQKPNDFYGTTALVDQDKSEATDTFTLANYAKLTDSPLMYSKPDYITFNAGGMDLVLGVYSPTGKYKAADFKENLEKMVVAQKKFLGDMNTNKKYAIMLYLAGTEGPQIKGFGALEHHESTSVVLHEMMPKEAIDESIVDVVSHEFFHTVNPLKTHSEEIHYFDYADPKMSQHLWMYEGGTEYFANLFQIQEGLITKDQFLQRIGDKIKNSKSYDDTMPFTVMSKNILQDQYKDQYRNVYEKGTLLPMCLDIELRKLSNGEMGYRDMIRKLSQRFGENKPFKDDKLIDELVTITGYPQVKDFYNKYIAGSQPTPYAEYLKEVGVEITKQETPPMFWFIKDPAQTGYNEKNNTFVFDDHSALSPFSKSIGFKITDEVLALDGKTINIQNAQEFISYAQSIKDGQNVTVTILRKNGDKTDKIDLKGKAVLDKITMETLTFKANPTPAEQKLQDQWLTGKK
- a CDS encoding M1 family metallopeptidase, whose protein sequence is MKKISYSLLLVSGLAFGQFFEKGKTFTKQDTLKGSNTEFRNFWDVKKYELSIEPNFEQKSISGNNKISFEITRNISNPVFQIDLQQPMKADKVEGNFPIANYKQDGDFIWITTHKKFKKGEKYSINITYSGNPVIAKKAPWDGGWIFTTDEKGNPWMSVADEGIGASVWLPTKDIWSDEPDNGIIMKIITPKDLVGVGNGKLIDKKTENNKNIFTWEVKNPINAYSIIPNIGKYANFKDSYAGEKGKLDLDYWVIDYNLDKAKKQFQQVKPMLKAFEYWFGPYPFYEDSYKLVESPHLGMEHQSNIAYGNGYQNGYLGRDLSGTGVGLNWDFIIIHESGHEWFANNITAKDQADMWIHEAFTNYSEVLFTENYMDKKSADIYAQGIQNNIENDVPIIGKYGVRNEGSGDMYAKGASMVHTMRQIINDDAKFRQILRGLNKDFYHQTVTTEQVEKYISEKAGFDFTTIFNQYLRTTDVPVLEFAQKGSELKYRFVNGVKNLNLPIRFGEYTISPSESCQTLKLKNSDPVEFSKNYYIRYKKI